A genomic region of Paramormyrops kingsleyae isolate MSU_618 chromosome 19, PKINGS_0.4, whole genome shotgun sequence contains the following coding sequences:
- the sesn1 gene encoding sestrin-1 isoform X2, with translation MDIQDAEGWWTALGSRDALSREAAMDSIRQEVMMRVEKAAPSGESSSSADSAVASSNDLNDTLARLLMLSKRCPFADVRERCARILRTVQEIGVRIPRPLGSGPSRFIPEKEILEVSKLDSRTQLIFEDSFAALGRLDNISLVMGFHPQYLERFLRTQHYLLQMDGPLSLHDRHYICIMAAARHQCSYLVNLHVNDFLQVGGDQKWLNGLDNAPQKLQLVGELNKVLAHRPWLVTRAHIEQLLKSEEHSWSLAELIHAVVLLTHYHSLASFTFGCGISPEIHCDGGHTFRLPSVSSYCACDIANGNGAVDEVLGNHQEASCEVEALMERMKLLQCRDEEEASQEEMATRFEREKTESMLVVTTEEGTFLSRDISCHFEDLSYGYKDFSRRGDHVPTFRVQDYSWEDHGYSLVNRLYPDIGQLLDEKFQIAYNLTYNTMATHRDVDTSMLRRAIWNYIHCMFGIRYDDYDYGEINQLLDRNFKVYIKTMVCSPEKTTKRMYESFWRQFQHSEKVHVNLLLMEARMQAELLYALRAVTRYMT, from the exons ATGGACATTCAGGACGCCGAGGGCTGGTGGACGGCGCTCGGTAGCCGAGACGCGCTGTCCAGGGAGGCGGCGATGGACAGCATACGGCAAGAAGTGATGATGAGGGTGGAAAAAGCCGCCCCCTCCGGAGAGTCCTCTTCGTCAGCCGACTCAGCTGTCGCCTCTTCGAACGATCTGAACGACACGCTGGCCCGCCTGCTTATGCTGTCCAAGAGATGCCCGTTTGCCGACGTCCGGGAAAGATGCGCACGGATACTGCGAACAGTGCAG GAAATTGGAGTGAGAATTCCAAGACCTCTAGGAAGCGGACCAAGCCGGTTTATCCCTGAGAAAGAG ATACTTGAGGTGAGCAAATTAGATTCCAGGACACAGTTGATATTTGAGGATTCCTTCGCCGCCCTGGGTCGCCTGGACAACATCTCGCTGGTGATGGGGTTCCACCCCCAGTACCTGGAGAGGTTCCTCAGGACACAGCACTACCTGCTACAGATGGACGGGCCCTTGTCTCTCCATGACCGGCACTACATCTGCATCATG GCAGCAGCACGACACCAATGCTCATACCTGGTGAACCTGCACGTCAACGACTTCCTCCAAGTGGGAGGAGACCAAAAGTGGTTGAACGGCCTGGACAACGCTCCGCAGAAGTTACAGCTGGTCGGGGAGCTGAACAAAGTGTTGGCTCACAGGCCGTGGCTCGTCACCAGGGCGCACATCGAG CAACTGCTGAAGTCTGAGGAGCACAGCTGGTCTTTGGCCGAGCTGATCCATGCCGTGGTCCTGCTCACACACTATCACTCTCTGGCCTCCTTCACCTTTGGCTGTGGCATCAGCCCTGAGATCCACTGTGACGGGGGTCACACCTTCCGGCTGCCGTCTGTCAGCAGCTACTGCGCCTGTGACATCGCCAACGGCAACGGGGCTGTGGACGAGGTGTTGGGAAACCACCAG GAGGCTTCTTGTGAGGTAGAAGCCCTCATGGAGAGGATGAAGTTGCTACAGTGTCGGGATGAGGAAGAGGCCAGTCAGGAAGAGATGGCCACCCGTTTTGAGAGAGAGAAGACGGAAAGCATGCTGGTGGTCACGAcag AAGAGGGGACGTTTCTATCGAGAGACATTTCCTGCCACTTTGAGGACCTCAGTTACGGTTACAAAGATTTCTCCAGGCGTGGGGATCACGTGCCCACTTTCCGGGTTCAG GACTACAGCTGGGAGGACCACGGCTACTCCCTAGTGAACCGGCTGTACCCGGACATCGGGCAGCTGCTTGACGAGAAGTTCCAGATAGCCTACAACCTGACCTACAACACCATGGCTACGCACCGGGACGTGGACACCTCCATGCTGAGGCGGGCAATCTGGAACTACATCCACTGCATGTTTGGCATCAG ATATGATGACTATGACTATGGAGAGATCAATCAACTATTGGACCGTAACTTTAAAGTTTACATCAAGACTATGGTCTGCAGTCCGGAGAAGACCACAAAAAGAATGTATGAAAGCTTCTGGAGACAGTTTCAGCACTCTGAGAAG GTCCACGTGAATCTGCTTCTTATGGAAGCCCGTATGCAGGCTGAGCTGCTCTACGCTCTGAGAGCCGTCACCCGCTACATGACATga
- the sesn1 gene encoding sestrin-1 isoform X3, with protein MRHATPAKEAKETTSLPVADLYKICTNCERRIKKEIGVRIPRPLGSGPSRFIPEKEILEVSKLDSRTQLIFEDSFAALGRLDNISLVMGFHPQYLERFLRTQHYLLQMDGPLSLHDRHYICIMAAARHQCSYLVNLHVNDFLQVGGDQKWLNGLDNAPQKLQLVGELNKVLAHRPWLVTRAHIEQLLKSEEHSWSLAELIHAVVLLTHYHSLASFTFGCGISPEIHCDGGHTFRLPSVSSYCACDIANGNGAVDEVLGNHQEASCEVEALMERMKLLQCRDEEEASQEEMATRFEREKTESMLVVTTEEEGTFLSRDISCHFEDLSYGYKDFSRRGDHVPTFRVQDYSWEDHGYSLVNRLYPDIGQLLDEKFQIAYNLTYNTMATHRDVDTSMLRRAIWNYIHCMFGIRYDDYDYGEINQLLDRNFKVYIKTMVCSPEKTTKRMYESFWRQFQHSEKVHVNLLLMEARMQAELLYALRAVTRYMT; from the exons ATGAGACATGCAACACCGGCCAAAGAAGCTAAAGAAACGACTTCACTCCCCGTAGCAGACTTGTACAAAATATGCACCAACTGCGAGAGGCGCATTAAAAAG GAAATTGGAGTGAGAATTCCAAGACCTCTAGGAAGCGGACCAAGCCGGTTTATCCCTGAGAAAGAG ATACTTGAGGTGAGCAAATTAGATTCCAGGACACAGTTGATATTTGAGGATTCCTTCGCCGCCCTGGGTCGCCTGGACAACATCTCGCTGGTGATGGGGTTCCACCCCCAGTACCTGGAGAGGTTCCTCAGGACACAGCACTACCTGCTACAGATGGACGGGCCCTTGTCTCTCCATGACCGGCACTACATCTGCATCATG GCAGCAGCACGACACCAATGCTCATACCTGGTGAACCTGCACGTCAACGACTTCCTCCAAGTGGGAGGAGACCAAAAGTGGTTGAACGGCCTGGACAACGCTCCGCAGAAGTTACAGCTGGTCGGGGAGCTGAACAAAGTGTTGGCTCACAGGCCGTGGCTCGTCACCAGGGCGCACATCGAG CAACTGCTGAAGTCTGAGGAGCACAGCTGGTCTTTGGCCGAGCTGATCCATGCCGTGGTCCTGCTCACACACTATCACTCTCTGGCCTCCTTCACCTTTGGCTGTGGCATCAGCCCTGAGATCCACTGTGACGGGGGTCACACCTTCCGGCTGCCGTCTGTCAGCAGCTACTGCGCCTGTGACATCGCCAACGGCAACGGGGCTGTGGACGAGGTGTTGGGAAACCACCAG GAGGCTTCTTGTGAGGTAGAAGCCCTCATGGAGAGGATGAAGTTGCTACAGTGTCGGGATGAGGAAGAGGCCAGTCAGGAAGAGATGGCCACCCGTTTTGAGAGAGAGAAGACGGAAAGCATGCTGGTGGTCACGAcag AAGAAGAGGGGACGTTTCTATCGAGAGACATTTCCTGCCACTTTGAGGACCTCAGTTACGGTTACAAAGATTTCTCCAGGCGTGGGGATCACGTGCCCACTTTCCGGGTTCAG GACTACAGCTGGGAGGACCACGGCTACTCCCTAGTGAACCGGCTGTACCCGGACATCGGGCAGCTGCTTGACGAGAAGTTCCAGATAGCCTACAACCTGACCTACAACACCATGGCTACGCACCGGGACGTGGACACCTCCATGCTGAGGCGGGCAATCTGGAACTACATCCACTGCATGTTTGGCATCAG ATATGATGACTATGACTATGGAGAGATCAATCAACTATTGGACCGTAACTTTAAAGTTTACATCAAGACTATGGTCTGCAGTCCGGAGAAGACCACAAAAAGAATGTATGAAAGCTTCTGGAGACAGTTTCAGCACTCTGAGAAG GTCCACGTGAATCTGCTTCTTATGGAAGCCCGTATGCAGGCTGAGCTGCTCTACGCTCTGAGAGCCGTCACCCGCTACATGACATga
- the sesn1 gene encoding sestrin-1 isoform X1: MDIQDAEGWWTALGSRDALSREAAMDSIRQEVMMRVEKAAPSGESSSSADSAVASSNDLNDTLARLLMLSKRCPFADVRERCARILRTVQEIGVRIPRPLGSGPSRFIPEKEILEVSKLDSRTQLIFEDSFAALGRLDNISLVMGFHPQYLERFLRTQHYLLQMDGPLSLHDRHYICIMAAARHQCSYLVNLHVNDFLQVGGDQKWLNGLDNAPQKLQLVGELNKVLAHRPWLVTRAHIEQLLKSEEHSWSLAELIHAVVLLTHYHSLASFTFGCGISPEIHCDGGHTFRLPSVSSYCACDIANGNGAVDEVLGNHQEASCEVEALMERMKLLQCRDEEEASQEEMATRFEREKTESMLVVTTEEEGTFLSRDISCHFEDLSYGYKDFSRRGDHVPTFRVQDYSWEDHGYSLVNRLYPDIGQLLDEKFQIAYNLTYNTMATHRDVDTSMLRRAIWNYIHCMFGIRYDDYDYGEINQLLDRNFKVYIKTMVCSPEKTTKRMYESFWRQFQHSEKVHVNLLLMEARMQAELLYALRAVTRYMT; the protein is encoded by the exons ATGGACATTCAGGACGCCGAGGGCTGGTGGACGGCGCTCGGTAGCCGAGACGCGCTGTCCAGGGAGGCGGCGATGGACAGCATACGGCAAGAAGTGATGATGAGGGTGGAAAAAGCCGCCCCCTCCGGAGAGTCCTCTTCGTCAGCCGACTCAGCTGTCGCCTCTTCGAACGATCTGAACGACACGCTGGCCCGCCTGCTTATGCTGTCCAAGAGATGCCCGTTTGCCGACGTCCGGGAAAGATGCGCACGGATACTGCGAACAGTGCAG GAAATTGGAGTGAGAATTCCAAGACCTCTAGGAAGCGGACCAAGCCGGTTTATCCCTGAGAAAGAG ATACTTGAGGTGAGCAAATTAGATTCCAGGACACAGTTGATATTTGAGGATTCCTTCGCCGCCCTGGGTCGCCTGGACAACATCTCGCTGGTGATGGGGTTCCACCCCCAGTACCTGGAGAGGTTCCTCAGGACACAGCACTACCTGCTACAGATGGACGGGCCCTTGTCTCTCCATGACCGGCACTACATCTGCATCATG GCAGCAGCACGACACCAATGCTCATACCTGGTGAACCTGCACGTCAACGACTTCCTCCAAGTGGGAGGAGACCAAAAGTGGTTGAACGGCCTGGACAACGCTCCGCAGAAGTTACAGCTGGTCGGGGAGCTGAACAAAGTGTTGGCTCACAGGCCGTGGCTCGTCACCAGGGCGCACATCGAG CAACTGCTGAAGTCTGAGGAGCACAGCTGGTCTTTGGCCGAGCTGATCCATGCCGTGGTCCTGCTCACACACTATCACTCTCTGGCCTCCTTCACCTTTGGCTGTGGCATCAGCCCTGAGATCCACTGTGACGGGGGTCACACCTTCCGGCTGCCGTCTGTCAGCAGCTACTGCGCCTGTGACATCGCCAACGGCAACGGGGCTGTGGACGAGGTGTTGGGAAACCACCAG GAGGCTTCTTGTGAGGTAGAAGCCCTCATGGAGAGGATGAAGTTGCTACAGTGTCGGGATGAGGAAGAGGCCAGTCAGGAAGAGATGGCCACCCGTTTTGAGAGAGAGAAGACGGAAAGCATGCTGGTGGTCACGAcag AAGAAGAGGGGACGTTTCTATCGAGAGACATTTCCTGCCACTTTGAGGACCTCAGTTACGGTTACAAAGATTTCTCCAGGCGTGGGGATCACGTGCCCACTTTCCGGGTTCAG GACTACAGCTGGGAGGACCACGGCTACTCCCTAGTGAACCGGCTGTACCCGGACATCGGGCAGCTGCTTGACGAGAAGTTCCAGATAGCCTACAACCTGACCTACAACACCATGGCTACGCACCGGGACGTGGACACCTCCATGCTGAGGCGGGCAATCTGGAACTACATCCACTGCATGTTTGGCATCAG ATATGATGACTATGACTATGGAGAGATCAATCAACTATTGGACCGTAACTTTAAAGTTTACATCAAGACTATGGTCTGCAGTCCGGAGAAGACCACAAAAAGAATGTATGAAAGCTTCTGGAGACAGTTTCAGCACTCTGAGAAG GTCCACGTGAATCTGCTTCTTATGGAAGCCCGTATGCAGGCTGAGCTGCTCTACGCTCTGAGAGCCGTCACCCGCTACATGACATga
- the cep57l1 gene encoding centrosomal protein CEP57L1 isoform X1, whose product MLTGRISIFGRWWRVMLHSRETAAKTLQMDLLEDQRRSLASPLKHSYLGSFHLPPDRIPPPLSAKGASDVGDLNLHKGGLRPCSAAPDANGKAVIAALKNLQEKMRRLELERVQAENNVRQLSRAAHRGPATREPLQDPAAEGASAPSQELVHQLQSAEARCNLLEKQLDYMKKMVEKAEEDKLSIVQKQACLLRSRLKDQADFHTKLEKLEKLERECLKLTSTQSEAEKKLEVLEQKLLAEKHERLALQEKVSWPQRGHEDDCCLHRSPASESAGRKKKKTKAVRKTAKVKSAASLSPTLPKAPALPFVAGTSTSSSHSVHANIQSVLHMMKQQPAQPRRPSRPCRKPSPFSSKGAHRTLIPSQGASASGSLSEVLLALQDELGQMSFEHQELARQIEETQKQELREDLERELDCLVRRMEDKGTQISQLRKHQQEVEKLKRKALELKCSTESPRKGTVRQLRCPRPPPQSPLPSDGVPPRPQSRGKRGTTPQPKQAQRLQTSLKRSDILWET is encoded by the exons ATGCTAACCGGTAGAATAAGCATATTCGGCAGATGGTGGAGGGTTATGTTACACAGCAGAGAGACGGCTGCTAAAACTTTACAGATGGATCTCTTGGAGGATCAG AGACGAAGTCTGGCGTCGCCCTTGAAGCACAGCTATCTTGGAAGCTTCCATCTGCCACCGGACCGGATCCCTCCTCCTCTGTCCGCCAAGGGCGCCTCCGATGTCGGCGACTTGAACCTGCACAAAGGCGGATTGCGACCGTGTTCAGCAGCGCCCGACGCTAATGGCAAAG CGGTGATAGCTGCGCTGAAGAACCTTCAGGAGAAGATGCGCCGCTTGGAGCTGGAGAGGGTCCAGGCTGAGAATAACGTCAGGCAGCTGTCACGGGCAGCTCAcaggggcccggccaccagggaGCCTCTACAGGACCCAGCCGCTGAAGGGGCGAGTGCACCCAGCCAAG AGCTGGTGCACCAGCTGCAGTCAGCAGAAGCTCGTTGTAATCTGCTGGAGAAGCAGTTGGATTACATGAAGAAGATGGTGGAAAAGGCAGAAGAGGACAAGCTCTCGATAGTTCAGAAACAG GCCTGCCTGCTGAGGTCAAGGCTGAAAGACCAAGCAGACTTCCACACCAAACTGGAAAAGCTGGAGAAACTGGAGAGGGAGTGTCTGAAGTTGACCAGCACCCAGTCTGAAGCTGAG AAAAAGTTAGAGGTGCTGGAGCAGAAGCTCCTTGCGGAGAAACACGAGCGACTAGCCCTGCAGGAGAAGGTGTCCTGG CCCCAAAGAGGCCATGAGGATGACTGCTGCCTTCACAGATCGCCTGCTTCTGAATCGGCGGGacggaagaagaagaagacgaAAGCAGTCAGG AAAACGGCCAAAGTGAAGAGCGCAGCATCGTTGTCCCCGACTCTCCCCAAGGCGCCGGCGCTGCCGTTCGTGGCGGGGACG TCCACCAGTTCGAGTCACTCTGTACATGCCAACATCCAGAGTGTCCTGCACATGATGAAACAGCAGCCAGCCCAGCCACGGCGCCCGTCTCGCCCCTGCCGGAAGCCCAGCCCATTCTCAAGCAAAGGAGCCCACAGGACCCTGATCCCCAGCCAGGGGGCCTCTGCCTCGGGCAGCTTGTCTGAGGTCCTGTTGGCCCTCCAGGACGAGCTGGGCCAAATGAGCTT CGAGCACCAGGAGCTTGCAAGGCAAATCGAGGAAACGCAGAAGCAAGAGCTGCGAGAGGACCTGGAACGTGAGCTGGATTGCCTGGTCAGACGCATGGAGGATAAGGGGACACAAATCTCCCAGCTCAGGAAGCACCAGCAGGAG GTGGAGAAGCTGAAGCGGAAAGCTCTGGAGTTGAAATGCAGCACTGAGAGCCCCCGTAAGGGGACTGTAAGGCAGCTGAGGTGCCCCAGGCCACCCCCACAGTCTCCTCTGCCTAGCGATGGAGTCCCACCAAGGCCCCAGAGCCGGGGGAAGCGGGGAACCACGCCGCAGCCCAAGCAGGCGCAGAGGCTACAGACGAGCCTGAAGAGGAGCGATATCCTGTGGGAGACATAG
- the cep57l1 gene encoding centrosomal protein CEP57L1 isoform X2, producing MRRLELERVQAENNVRQLSRAAHRGPATREPLQDPAAEGASAPSQELVHQLQSAEARCNLLEKQLDYMKKMVEKAEEDKLSIVQKQACLLRSRLKDQADFHTKLEKLEKLERECLKLTSTQSEAEKKLEVLEQKLLAEKHERLALQEKVSWPQRGHEDDCCLHRSPASESAGRKKKKTKAVRKTAKVKSAASLSPTLPKAPALPFVAGTSTSSSHSVHANIQSVLHMMKQQPAQPRRPSRPCRKPSPFSSKGAHRTLIPSQGASASGSLSEVLLALQDELGQMSFEHQELARQIEETQKQELREDLERELDCLVRRMEDKGTQISQLRKHQQEVEKLKRKALELKCSTESPRKGTVRQLRCPRPPPQSPLPSDGVPPRPQSRGKRGTTPQPKQAQRLQTSLKRSDILWET from the exons ATGCGCCGCTTGGAGCTGGAGAGGGTCCAGGCTGAGAATAACGTCAGGCAGCTGTCACGGGCAGCTCAcaggggcccggccaccagggaGCCTCTACAGGACCCAGCCGCTGAAGGGGCGAGTGCACCCAGCCAAG AGCTGGTGCACCAGCTGCAGTCAGCAGAAGCTCGTTGTAATCTGCTGGAGAAGCAGTTGGATTACATGAAGAAGATGGTGGAAAAGGCAGAAGAGGACAAGCTCTCGATAGTTCAGAAACAG GCCTGCCTGCTGAGGTCAAGGCTGAAAGACCAAGCAGACTTCCACACCAAACTGGAAAAGCTGGAGAAACTGGAGAGGGAGTGTCTGAAGTTGACCAGCACCCAGTCTGAAGCTGAG AAAAAGTTAGAGGTGCTGGAGCAGAAGCTCCTTGCGGAGAAACACGAGCGACTAGCCCTGCAGGAGAAGGTGTCCTGG CCCCAAAGAGGCCATGAGGATGACTGCTGCCTTCACAGATCGCCTGCTTCTGAATCGGCGGGacggaagaagaagaagacgaAAGCAGTCAGG AAAACGGCCAAAGTGAAGAGCGCAGCATCGTTGTCCCCGACTCTCCCCAAGGCGCCGGCGCTGCCGTTCGTGGCGGGGACG TCCACCAGTTCGAGTCACTCTGTACATGCCAACATCCAGAGTGTCCTGCACATGATGAAACAGCAGCCAGCCCAGCCACGGCGCCCGTCTCGCCCCTGCCGGAAGCCCAGCCCATTCTCAAGCAAAGGAGCCCACAGGACCCTGATCCCCAGCCAGGGGGCCTCTGCCTCGGGCAGCTTGTCTGAGGTCCTGTTGGCCCTCCAGGACGAGCTGGGCCAAATGAGCTT CGAGCACCAGGAGCTTGCAAGGCAAATCGAGGAAACGCAGAAGCAAGAGCTGCGAGAGGACCTGGAACGTGAGCTGGATTGCCTGGTCAGACGCATGGAGGATAAGGGGACACAAATCTCCCAGCTCAGGAAGCACCAGCAGGAG GTGGAGAAGCTGAAGCGGAAAGCTCTGGAGTTGAAATGCAGCACTGAGAGCCCCCGTAAGGGGACTGTAAGGCAGCTGAGGTGCCCCAGGCCACCCCCACAGTCTCCTCTGCCTAGCGATGGAGTCCCACCAAGGCCCCAGAGCCGGGGGAAGCGGGGAACCACGCCGCAGCCCAAGCAGGCGCAGAGGCTACAGACGAGCCTGAAGAGGAGCGATATCCTGTGGGAGACATAG